In the genome of Pirellulales bacterium, one region contains:
- a CDS encoding argininosuccinate synthase, with amino-acid sequence MSRCVLAYSGGLDTSVILGWLQDQGHEVHAVYVDLGQPCEDRDAILAKARTCGAASARIVDVQEELCRDFAVPVMQWQAKYEGLYLLGTSIARPIISKACLQVAREVKADAFAHGATGKGNDQCRFQLAAEALDPSVRLIAPWRMAAFRQQFPGRREMIAYCQEKKIPVKASVDKPYSSDENCLHISYEAGKLEDLEVCGVELVEFGMTVSPQQAPDQPEQVTIEFAAGVPVKVNGRSMSPFAAIQELNAIGGRNGIGRIDVVENRFVGMKSRGVYEAPGITILYAAHRYVEQLTMDRDLMHLRDRLAPEVAEMVYYGFWYTAKFDALLAFLRQAQQPVNGSVTLKLYKGNIDVVSRRSPNSLYDEGIASMEGGGSYDQTDAEGFLRIQGLPVRVQGRILPRAY; translated from the coding sequence ATGTCTCGTTGCGTGCTTGCATATTCCGGGGGGCTCGACACATCGGTCATTCTTGGTTGGCTGCAGGACCAGGGGCACGAGGTGCATGCGGTGTACGTCGACCTGGGCCAGCCCTGCGAGGATCGCGACGCGATTCTGGCTAAGGCGCGGACCTGCGGCGCGGCGAGTGCACGGATCGTCGACGTGCAGGAAGAGTTGTGCCGCGATTTTGCCGTGCCCGTCATGCAGTGGCAGGCAAAGTACGAGGGCCTGTACCTGTTGGGCACGTCGATTGCCCGGCCGATCATTTCGAAAGCGTGCCTGCAGGTGGCCCGGGAGGTGAAAGCCGATGCTTTCGCGCACGGAGCAACGGGCAAGGGGAACGATCAGTGCCGGTTTCAATTGGCGGCCGAGGCGCTCGATCCGTCCGTGCGTCTGATCGCCCCGTGGCGCATGGCCGCGTTTCGCCAGCAGTTTCCCGGCCGGCGCGAAATGATCGCCTACTGCCAGGAGAAGAAGATCCCGGTCAAGGCTTCGGTCGATAAGCCCTACAGCTCGGACGAAAACTGCCTGCACATCAGCTACGAAGCCGGCAAGCTCGAGGACCTGGAGGTCTGCGGCGTCGAGTTGGTCGAGTTCGGCATGACCGTCTCGCCGCAGCAGGCGCCCGATCAACCGGAACAGGTCACGATCGAATTCGCCGCGGGCGTGCCGGTCAAAGTCAATGGCCGGTCGATGTCGCCCTTTGCAGCCATTCAAGAGCTGAACGCGATCGGCGGGCGCAACGGCATCGGGCGGATCGACGTCGTCGAAAACCGCTTCGTGGGGATGAAAAGCCGCGGTGTCTACGAGGCGCCGGGCATCACGATCTTGTACGCGGCGCATCGCTACGTCGAACAATTGACGATGGATCGCGACCTGATGCATCTTCGCGACCGGCTCGCGCCGGAAGTTGCCGAAATGGTCTACTACGGCTTCTGGTACACGGCCAAATTCGACGCACTGCTGGCGTTCTTGCGGCAGGCCCAGCAGCCGGTCAACGGCTCCGTGACGCTCAAGCTCTACAAGGGCAATATCGACGTCGTCTCGCGGCGCAGCCCCAACAGCCTCTACGACGAGGGGATCGCGAGCATGGAGGGTGGCGGCTCGTACGACCAGACCGACGCCGAGGGATTCCTCCGCATTCAAGGCCTGCCGGTCCGAGTGCAAGGGCGTATCCTCCCGCGCGCCTACTAG
- a CDS encoding tetratricopeptide repeat protein translates to MPRPVPLIAWLAIVGLAAAVVFGQVLSFEFVSWDDPVNVTNNPNFLPLTARSLASLLVKDYAGLYIPVTYGTWGLLVWLGQLTMPPSRPPFDPLLFHGANLLGHIACGSLLFILARRLTGSPSAALLAALLFVLHPLQVESVCWVTELKGVLATGFSLAALCLITQAPPVALPRSRAGDARSHAGEISAQPGEGSRSPADGQATWRRSFIGPYGAAYLCFVLALLSKPSAVTLPLAVVAVDALALRRPWRDTFYATLPWFLLSLAWVMLTRGVQPTGEDYVPDVAVPDRLVVAGDALAFYLRKLAWPLPVAIDYGRTPATVLAQAGVAFVGAGAVALVAAFAVLVRSGVARAGLLIFLGSLLPVLGLVPFQFQRVSTVADRYAYFPLLGLALVVAAFAARFRQAAWMVIAPLVLLSGYASWHAAAHWRNSEALYLHAVAVNPRSAVALTNLGAVYFQAGKMAESERWLRAALRVDPLNPAANADLAEILHGRQEHAEALALFEAALRTNDRLQWAHAGAGLALHYLGRTEEAAAHYRRALDKAADGSTSLWQANRIAVVNRLARILATDEQDELRNGREAVRLARDAANLSRWQVAAILDTLAAAYAEAGQLDKAVAMAQRAVQRAHAAQNAALLERLLAHLQRFEAGQPLRESPQEQLNGPAAQAAGSP, encoded by the coding sequence ATGCCTCGCCCCGTCCCGTTGATCGCTTGGTTGGCAATCGTCGGACTCGCCGCCGCGGTTGTGTTTGGCCAGGTGCTCTCGTTCGAGTTCGTCTCGTGGGACGATCCCGTCAACGTGACGAACAATCCGAATTTCCTGCCGTTGACGGCGCGCAGCTTGGCGAGCTTGCTGGTCAAGGACTATGCCGGGTTGTATATCCCGGTGACGTATGGCACCTGGGGGCTGCTCGTCTGGCTCGGGCAGCTCACCATGCCACCGAGCCGACCACCGTTTGATCCGCTGCTGTTTCACGGGGCCAATCTGCTTGGCCACATCGCGTGTGGATCGCTGCTGTTCATATTGGCTCGGCGGCTGACGGGTTCGCCTTCTGCGGCGCTGCTCGCGGCGCTGCTGTTTGTCTTGCATCCGTTGCAGGTGGAGTCGGTGTGCTGGGTAACTGAGCTGAAAGGGGTGCTGGCAACGGGCTTCTCGCTCGCGGCGCTATGCCTGATTACGCAAGCCCCGCCAGTCGCATTGCCCCGGTCTCGGGCAGGCGACGCGCGCTCGCACGCAGGCGAGATCTCGGCGCAGCCCGGTGAGGGCTCAAGGTCGCCGGCCGATGGGCAGGCGACTTGGCGGCGCAGTTTCATCGGGCCCTACGGCGCGGCCTACTTGTGCTTTGTCCTGGCCTTGTTGTCGAAACCATCGGCGGTGACCTTGCCCCTTGCCGTGGTGGCGGTCGACGCCTTGGCCTTGCGCCGCCCTTGGCGCGACACGTTTTATGCGACTTTGCCCTGGTTTCTCTTGTCCTTGGCCTGGGTGATGCTCACGCGGGGTGTGCAGCCCACCGGCGAGGATTACGTACCCGACGTGGCGGTGCCCGATCGCCTGGTGGTGGCCGGTGACGCGCTGGCGTTTTACCTGCGCAAGCTCGCCTGGCCGCTGCCCGTGGCGATTGATTATGGCCGTACTCCCGCGACCGTACTGGCGCAGGCTGGGGTCGCCTTCGTGGGTGCCGGGGCGGTCGCCCTGGTCGCGGCCTTTGCCGTGCTGGTGCGAAGCGGCGTTGCGCGGGCTGGATTGTTGATCTTTCTCGGCAGCTTGTTGCCGGTGCTGGGGCTGGTGCCGTTTCAGTTTCAACGGGTCTCGACCGTCGCGGATCGCTACGCTTATTTTCCGCTGCTGGGCTTGGCCCTGGTCGTGGCGGCGTTTGCCGCGCGGTTTCGCCAAGCGGCTTGGATGGTGATCGCTCCGTTGGTCCTGCTCTCGGGCTATGCGAGCTGGCACGCGGCGGCACATTGGCGCAACAGCGAGGCGCTGTACCTACACGCCGTCGCGGTGAATCCGCGAAGTGCCGTGGCGCTGACCAACCTGGGCGCGGTCTATTTCCAGGCCGGCAAGATGGCCGAATCCGAGCGTTGGCTCCGCGCCGCTTTGCGCGTCGATCCGCTCAATCCGGCCGCGAACGCCGACCTGGCCGAGATCTTGCACGGCCGGCAGGAGCATGCCGAGGCCCTTGCGCTGTTCGAGGCCGCGCTGCGCACCAACGACCGCTTGCAATGGGCGCACGCTGGGGCGGGCCTGGCATTGCACTACCTGGGCCGGACGGAAGAGGCGGCCGCCCATTATCGCCGCGCACTCGACAAGGCGGCCGACGGTTCGACCTCGCTGTGGCAAGCCAATCGGATTGCCGTCGTCAATCGCCTGGCCCGGATCCTGGCGACGGATGAGCAGGACGAATTGCGAAACGGCCGAGAAGCGGTCCGCTTGGCCCGCGATGCAGCCAATTTGTCGCGGTGGCAAGTGGCCGCGATTCTCGACACCCTGGCGGCGGCCTATGCCGAGGCGGGTCAACTGGACAAGGCCGTGGCCATGGCGCAGCGCGCCGTGCAGCGGGCCCACGCCGCTCAGAATGCGGCCCTGCTCGAGCGCCTACTGGCGCATCTGCAGCGGTTCGAGGCCGGCCAACCGCTGCGCGAGAGCCCGCAGGAGCAGTTGAATGGCCCCGCGGCTCAAGCGGCCGGATCGCCGTGA
- a CDS encoding PEP-CTERM sorting domain-containing protein (PEP-CTERM proteins occur, often in large numbers, in the proteomes of bacteria that also encode an exosortase, a predicted intramembrane cysteine proteinase. The presence of a PEP-CTERM domain at a protein's C-terminus predicts cleavage within the sorting domain, followed by covalent anchoring to some some component of the (usually Gram-negative) cell surface. Many PEP-CTERM proteins exhibit an unusual sequence composition that includes large numbers of potential glycosylation sites. Expression of one such protein has been shown restore the ability of a bacterium to form floc, a type of biofilm.), which yields MEIRIFSFDKRFGPVYLVPYLPDGADRVFGLSAACGGVADRIRARDSKASSDSDAAPVASDKTQRLFPSFGVLPMKKFAILSVALAVLGFATTKSFAAPTPVNLTLTGSNILLTIDALGAITATVGFNPTGSQNITLDDCDPIATSMTFDGGLFNLSDQTLLLNLGALGVIRTGFIGVKIGGLSSTGSIPLNYLGGTWNYSFDPGDPNGGNVTSAAINQGILTYAGSGAIALLLGSGTLDFNTDPVVADLPSLGQIGSLQQTFLGASGGSTTYGVLLSAPLSVFTAIDTDLGINATLQGLVQATGTYICVPEPSTVVLLGVALAALVPMYRRIKK from the coding sequence TTGGAAATCCGGATTTTTTCTTTTGACAAGCGATTTGGGCCCGTATATCTTGTGCCCTATCTGCCCGACGGGGCGGATCGCGTCTTCGGGCTAAGCGCGGCTTGTGGGGGAGTCGCTGATCGCATTCGTGCTCGCGACTCTAAGGCCAGTAGCGATAGTGACGCCGCACCGGTGGCGTCGGATAAAACACAGCGTCTGTTTCCTAGTTTTGGAGTGCTGCCAATGAAGAAGTTCGCCATTCTGTCTGTCGCTCTAGCGGTGTTGGGTTTTGCGACGACGAAGTCGTTTGCTGCTCCCACCCCGGTCAACCTGACCCTGACGGGCTCGAACATTCTGTTGACGATCGACGCCCTCGGCGCGATCACCGCGACGGTCGGTTTCAATCCGACCGGCTCGCAGAACATCACGCTCGACGACTGCGACCCGATCGCCACGTCGATGACCTTCGATGGCGGTCTGTTCAACCTCTCCGACCAGACGTTGCTGCTGAACCTCGGCGCTCTCGGCGTGATCCGCACCGGTTTCATCGGTGTGAAGATCGGCGGCTTGAGCAGCACGGGCAGCATTCCGCTCAACTATCTGGGCGGCACGTGGAACTACTCGTTTGATCCGGGCGACCCCAACGGTGGCAACGTCACCAGCGCCGCGATCAACCAAGGTATTTTGACCTACGCCGGCTCGGGTGCGATCGCCCTGCTGCTTGGCTCGGGTACGCTTGACTTCAACACCGATCCGGTCGTCGCCGACCTGCCCTCGCTGGGCCAGATTGGTTCGTTGCAGCAGACGTTCCTGGGCGCCAGCGGTGGTTCGACCACCTACGGCGTGCTGTTGTCGGCTCCGTTGTCGGTGTTCACCGCGATTGACACGGATCTCGGCATCAACGCGACCCTCCAGGGTCTCGTCCAAGCGACCGGCACTTACATCTGCGTACCGGAACCCTCGACGGTCGTCCTCTTGGGCGTCGCCTTGGCTGCTCTGGTCCCGATGTATCGTCGGATCAAGAAGTAG